The Cryobacterium sp. SO1 genomic sequence ACTCAGCCAGCCGACCCGGGTGGAACGGGCGAGGATCACGGTAGACGACGCATCCCAGCCCGGCACGGCTCGTGGTCAGGAGCCCCTCACCGTTGAGCTGACGAATCCAGCCCGGGCTCTGCTGAAGCCAATCCAGCATGTTCTCTCGCGGAGGTAGCCAGGGGCTGATCGTGCTGCGGCCGTGTCGGGCGAACACGACCTGACTGGAGGGGTTGAGGAGGCGGACGAAATCGCGCAGGTCGGCACAACCGGCCGAGGTCGACAAATCGGTCTTGTTGATCACCACAACGCTTGCCCATTCGATCTGCTCGACCAGCGCATCGGCAATCGTGCGGTCATGCTCACCGTGCGTCACACAGGACACAGGAGGAAACGGCGCCAGAGCGTCGCTACGGATGTCCACCCAGAATGTGGACGCGTCAAGCACGCTCACAAAATTGCCGACACGGAGTCCGTCAGCACCCGGCCACAGTGACCTCTCGTCGCTGGCAGCGACAACGGACATTGCCACCTCGATAGGGACTGCGGACGGGTGAATCTCCAGCATCGCTCCGGTCGGGGTGACGCGCGCAATAGCGTCACGCACGGCACTGGGATCGGCCCCGGCGAGGCTGATACTGGTCGTGCCGGTGGCCCGCGCGATGGACGTTTTACCGGCACCGGTCAGTCCACTAACGAGGTTCACGGTGTGAGAGGGCGATAAGTTC encodes the following:
- a CDS encoding GTP-binding protein is translated as MRDAIARVTPTGAMLEIHPSAVPIEVAMSVVAASDERSLWPGADGLRVGNFVSVLDASTFWVDIRSDALAPFPPVSCVTHGEHDRTIADALVEQIEWASVVVINKTDLSTSAGCADLRDFVRLLNPSSQVVFARHGRSTISPWLPPRENMLDWLQQSPGWIRQLNGEGLLTTSRAGLGCVVYRDPRPFHPGRLAEFLSARTAEAGEILRSRGLFRLASRPHVVGSWNSAGPTIGFEPTSMGSQDPESPWGQEIAFFGMDLDAAKLTANLDDCLLTNHEFVGGPIEWKSLADPFPAWDLDSESTT